In one window of Qipengyuania profundimaris DNA:
- a CDS encoding acylase: MRKWFARGGFALLVVLLVAFVALATWEPFWAERDDIRPSNGTYTAEIVRDEFGVPHIYGERDADVAYGVAVAHSEDDFSTLQDVIAMSRGRYGAIAGQDGAAFDYAYHLLDARGTAEQRFPELPQDTRALFQAYAAGLNDYAAAHPGEVKLGNLFPVDGVDVAAGFALRQPFFFGLGNVIGPLVEGEPLRREQGPAIPMDDPASDAPPIMDGTRSEPLAYARPLALPSREEAAMSGSNAFAVTPEKSGGPTTLISNSHQPWRGGVAWYELVVESGEGWHFAGANFPGSPYPFLGHNADLGWTNTVNTPDMVDIYQLVLDDSGTRYRLDGAWRDLEKRTVTLPVRVGPIILPIRRDIWRSVHGPVVKNDKGAFAIRYGGMGNLGQLDAYYRLNKASSLDEWEGILARMDIPSTNFIYADKAGNIANIYNAAIPSRPATVDGERIDWRGILPGDRSDLITRGPVSYEQLPRYVNPSSGWLVEANNNPFLDAGPGSNLSPEDFPPELGIEIKNTNRGTRGAKLMAEADVLDRAALERIKYDTGYENTGYIAQMLRDVAAIRTDDEQLLAAQRLLAGWDLQADNIGRADSLALLMIRPFMGSSYNNESWPDAEEELQRSVDHLLTHFGRLDPPMGELLRLRQGTVDLPLDGGSDTLRASTLWDVDDDGRLSVRHGDSFIQWVEWMPGERVTSRSIQPFGSATTRPNSPHYADQATLFIQHRLKPVHFWREDVLANAVRRYTVSSDRTR, translated from the coding sequence ATGCGTAAATGGTTTGCGCGCGGCGGGTTCGCGCTGCTCGTTGTGTTGCTCGTCGCCTTCGTGGCGCTGGCGACGTGGGAGCCCTTCTGGGCCGAGCGGGACGATATCCGTCCCTCCAACGGCACTTACACCGCAGAGATCGTTCGTGACGAATTCGGCGTGCCGCATATTTATGGCGAGCGGGATGCCGACGTCGCTTATGGCGTGGCAGTCGCCCATTCGGAGGACGATTTTTCCACCCTGCAGGACGTGATCGCGATGAGCCGCGGGCGCTATGGCGCGATCGCCGGGCAGGACGGCGCGGCCTTCGACTACGCCTACCATTTGCTCGACGCACGCGGCACTGCCGAGCAGCGCTTTCCCGAATTGCCGCAAGACACGCGGGCTTTGTTCCAAGCCTATGCCGCGGGCCTCAACGACTATGCCGCCGCGCATCCGGGCGAGGTGAAGCTCGGCAACCTCTTCCCGGTCGATGGCGTGGACGTCGCCGCCGGTTTCGCGCTGCGCCAGCCGTTCTTCTTCGGCCTCGGCAATGTCATCGGCCCGTTGGTCGAGGGCGAGCCGCTGCGGCGGGAACAGGGACCGGCCATCCCGATGGACGATCCCGCAAGCGACGCGCCGCCGATCATGGACGGCACGCGCTCCGAACCTCTCGCCTACGCCCGCCCGCTCGCCCTGCCCTCGCGCGAGGAAGCGGCGATGAGCGGCTCCAACGCCTTTGCCGTCACGCCCGAGAAATCCGGCGGGCCGACGACCCTCATCTCCAATTCGCACCAGCCCTGGCGCGGCGGGGTGGCATGGTACGAGCTGGTCGTGGAAAGCGGCGAAGGCTGGCATTTCGCCGGGGCGAATTTCCCCGGCAGCCCCTACCCCTTCCTTGGCCACAATGCCGATCTCGGCTGGACCAACACGGTCAACACGCCCGACATGGTCGATATCTACCAGCTGGTGCTGGACGACAGCGGCACACGCTATCGTCTCGACGGCGCGTGGCGCGATCTCGAAAAGCGCACGGTGACGCTGCCGGTACGCGTCGGCCCGATCATCCTGCCGATCCGGCGCGACATCTGGCGCAGCGTGCACGGGCCGGTGGTGAAGAACGACAAAGGCGCCTTCGCTATCCGCTATGGCGGGATGGGCAATCTCGGCCAGCTCGACGCCTATTACCGGCTTAACAAGGCGAGCTCGCTCGATGAATGGGAGGGTATCCTTGCACGGATGGACATCCCCTCGACGAATTTCATCTATGCCGATAAGGCGGGGAACATCGCCAATATCTACAATGCCGCGATCCCGTCCCGGCCCGCGACCGTGGATGGCGAGCGGATCGACTGGCGCGGCATCCTGCCGGGCGATCGTAGCGACCTGATAACGCGCGGCCCGGTCAGCTATGAGCAATTGCCCCGCTACGTAAACCCGTCCAGCGGCTGGCTGGTCGAGGCGAACAACAACCCGTTTCTCGACGCAGGTCCCGGCAGCAATCTGTCGCCCGAGGACTTTCCGCCCGAACTCGGCATCGAGATCAAGAACACCAATCGCGGGACCCGCGGGGCGAAGCTGATGGCCGAAGCGGACGTGCTCGACCGTGCGGCGCTGGAGCGGATCAAATACGACACCGGCTACGAGAACACGGGCTATATCGCGCAAATGCTGCGCGACGTGGCGGCAATCCGCACCGATGACGAGCAACTGCTGGCGGCCCAGCGCCTGCTAGCCGGGTGGGATCTCCAAGCCGACAATATCGGTCGCGCCGACAGCCTAGCCCTGCTCATGATCCGCCCGTTCATGGGATCGAGCTACAACAACGAGAGCTGGCCCGATGCGGAGGAGGAGCTGCAACGCTCGGTCGATCACCTGCTGACGCATTTCGGCAGGCTCGATCCGCCCATGGGCGAGCTGCTGCGCCTGCGGCAGGGCACGGTCGACCTGCCGCTTGACGGGGGCTCCGACACGCTGCGCGCTTCAACGTTGTGGGACGTGGACGACGATGGCCGCCTCTCGGTGCGACACGGCGACAGCTTCATCCAGTGGGTCGAATGGATGCCGGGCGAGCGGGTCACCTCGCGCTCCATCCAGCCTTTCGGTTCTGCGACCACGCGGCCCAATTCCCCGCATTATGCCGATCAGGCTACGCTGTTCATCCAGCACCGCTTGAAGCCGGTGCATTTCTGGCGAGAGGATGTGCTTGCCAATGCCGTGCGCCGCTATACCGTTTCATCAGACCGAACTCGCTAA
- a CDS encoding M16 family metallopeptidase, translating to MRHILLTGIATFALAGCASVPGEPMATAATPPATDGSLASLVDKVDIPYEQFTLNNGLTVLVHTDRKAPIVGVTTYYRVGSKHEPRGRTGFAHLFEHLMFGGSENVENFDIPLEAAGSTSTNGSTNFDRTNYVETVPTGALDLALMMESDRMGYLLGAISQEKLDKQRGVVQNEKRQGDNQPYGLTFYAILEGLFPVGHPYRHSTIGSMADLDAASLTDVRNWFIDNYAPNNVVLSLTGDIDAATARPMVERWFGEIERGPEVTPVQAAPVTLAAEKTRELVDQVPQTRVYRAWTGPGINHADAVPLSIGMNILGGLASSRLDNVLVRDEQLATSVSAFNWQSEQVGILMAQMDIKPGVDRAQAEARLDAVMAEYLASGPTPAEMDRAATSWVSSEIDALERVGGFGGKGSTLAEGLLYSDDPAYYRTALERAASLESGEVREALGRWLNRPAYKLAIVPGERVESGADMGGWGDEATTPAPEPDAKEPIEITRTGPPREMPTPEDVGPLTFPTVERAELSNGISVALARRTAVPKVVISMQFDAGYSADGAARAGTQSLMMDLLEEGTTSRSAVEIAEEQERLGASIGTGSSLDTSSVTMNALATNLAPSLELMADIVRNPAFAQTEVERVRDQRLAEIAQQLSSPGGLASRTLRPLIFGENHPYGTVGSLGTVPVVEAIGPATLRAEHGKWIRPDNAEIFVVGDITMPELTRQLEGAFGDWQASGAAASEKVFTDSAPVDGTRLVVIDRPNSPQSVIYAGRVLSLAGATPGLESLDLANEVLGNGFLSRLNMIIREEKGWSYGARSGVDAPAGPRTFTVSTSVQSDRTGDSVQLILDTAREFAEGTRTVDDTEFTRVTDGNIRGLPNRFETNYQVLGAIVENDRLGRPDDYYTTLPATYRAIDKAAIDAAARQYLGPDDLTIVVVGDRSEIDAQLDKLGLPTTYLDVDTDVSNAD from the coding sequence ATGCGCCATATTCTGCTGACCGGAATTGCCACCTTCGCTCTTGCCGGATGCGCCAGCGTGCCCGGCGAGCCGATGGCAACCGCGGCCACTCCGCCCGCCACCGACGGCTCGCTCGCCAGCCTCGTCGACAAGGTCGATATTCCCTACGAGCAGTTCACGCTGAACAACGGCCTGACCGTCCTCGTCCATACCGATCGCAAGGCGCCGATCGTGGGCGTGACGACCTATTACCGCGTCGGATCGAAGCACGAACCGCGCGGCCGCACCGGCTTTGCCCACCTGTTCGAGCACCTGATGTTCGGCGGCAGCGAGAACGTCGAGAATTTCGACATTCCGCTGGAGGCCGCAGGCTCCACCAGCACCAATGGCTCGACCAATTTCGACCGCACGAATTACGTGGAAACCGTTCCCACCGGCGCGCTCGACCTTGCATTGATGATGGAAAGCGACCGCATGGGCTACCTCCTCGGCGCGATCAGCCAGGAGAAGCTCGATAAACAGCGCGGCGTGGTCCAGAACGAGAAGCGGCAGGGCGATAACCAGCCCTATGGCCTGACGTTCTATGCCATCCTCGAAGGGCTGTTTCCCGTCGGCCATCCCTATCGCCATTCGACCATTGGCTCGATGGCCGATCTCGACGCGGCGAGCCTCACCGATGTTCGCAACTGGTTCATCGACAATTACGCGCCGAACAACGTCGTCCTCTCGCTGACCGGCGATATCGATGCCGCAACGGCACGCCCGATGGTGGAGCGCTGGTTCGGCGAAATCGAGCGCGGGCCCGAAGTCACGCCGGTGCAGGCCGCCCCGGTCACACTGGCGGCGGAGAAAACCCGCGAGCTGGTCGACCAGGTCCCCCAAACGCGGGTCTACCGCGCCTGGACCGGCCCCGGTATCAACCACGCGGACGCCGTGCCGCTGTCGATCGGCATGAACATCCTCGGCGGGCTCGCCAGTTCGCGGCTCGACAATGTGCTGGTCCGCGACGAGCAGCTCGCCACCAGCGTCAGCGCCTTCAACTGGCAGTCCGAACAGGTCGGCATCCTGATGGCGCAGATGGACATCAAGCCGGGCGTCGACCGCGCACAGGCGGAAGCCCGGCTCGACGCAGTGATGGCCGAATATCTCGCGAGCGGGCCGACGCCAGCCGAAATGGACCGCGCGGCGACCAGCTGGGTCTCCAGCGAGATCGATGCGCTGGAACGCGTAGGCGGCTTCGGCGGGAAGGGTTCGACGCTGGCCGAAGGGCTGCTCTATTCCGACGACCCGGCCTATTACCGCACAGCGCTGGAGCGCGCCGCGTCGCTCGAAAGCGGCGAGGTGCGCGAGGCGCTTGGCCGCTGGCTCAATCGCCCGGCCTATAAGCTCGCCATCGTGCCCGGCGAACGCGTCGAGAGCGGTGCGGATATGGGCGGCTGGGGCGACGAGGCAACCACTCCCGCACCTGAGCCGGACGCCAAGGAGCCGATCGAGATCACCCGTACCGGCCCGCCGCGCGAAATGCCGACGCCGGAAGACGTCGGCCCGCTGACCTTCCCGACCGTCGAGCGTGCCGAGTTGTCGAACGGCATATCGGTCGCCCTGGCCCGCCGCACCGCCGTGCCCAAGGTCGTCATCTCGATGCAGTTCGATGCCGGATATTCCGCCGACGGTGCGGCCCGGGCGGGGACGCAGTCGTTGATGATGGACCTGCTGGAAGAAGGCACGACCAGTCGCAGCGCCGTCGAGATTGCCGAGGAGCAGGAGCGCCTCGGCGCGTCGATCGGCACCGGCAGTTCGCTCGACACCAGCTCGGTGACGATGAACGCGCTTGCGACCAACCTTGCGCCGTCGCTGGAGCTGATGGCCGACATCGTGCGCAATCCCGCTTTCGCCCAGACCGAAGTCGAGCGCGTGCGCGACCAGCGCCTGGCCGAGATCGCCCAGCAGCTGTCCTCCCCCGGAGGACTGGCAAGCCGCACGCTTCGCCCGCTGATCTTCGGCGAGAACCATCCCTATGGCACCGTCGGCAGCCTCGGCACCGTGCCGGTGGTCGAGGCCATCGGCCCGGCGACCCTGCGCGCCGAGCATGGCAAATGGATTAGGCCCGATAACGCCGAAATCTTCGTGGTCGGCGATATCACCATGCCCGAGCTTACCCGCCAGCTGGAAGGCGCCTTCGGAGACTGGCAGGCGAGCGGGGCCGCAGCGTCCGAAAAGGTGTTTACCGACTCCGCCCCCGTCGACGGTACCCGCCTCGTGGTCATCGACCGGCCCAATTCGCCGCAATCGGTGATCTATGCGGGCCGCGTCCTGTCGCTCGCCGGAGCAACGCCGGGGCTGGAATCGCTCGACCTTGCCAATGAAGTGCTCGGCAATGGCTTCCTCAGCCGCCTCAACATGATCATTCGCGAAGAAAAGGGCTGGAGCTACGGCGCACGGAGCGGCGTCGATGCGCCGGCTGGCCCGCGCACCTTCACCGTCAGCACCTCGGTCCAGTCCGACCGGACGGGCGATTCGGTCCAGCTCATCCTCGATACCGCGCGCGAATTCGCGGAAGGCACCCGCACGGTCGACGATACCGAATTCACCCGGGTCACCGACGGCAATATCCGCGGCCTGCCGAACCGCTTCGAGACCAATTACCAGGTGCTCGGCGCGATCGTGGAGAACGACCGGCTCGGCCGGCCGGACGATTACTACACCACCCTGCCCGCCACCTATCGGGCGATCGACAAGGCCGCGATCGATGCGGCCGCCCGGCAATATCTCGGCCCAGACGACCTCACCATCGTGGTGGTCGGCGACCGGAGCGAGATCGACGCGCAGCTCGACAAGCTCGGCCTGCCGACGACCTATCTCGATGTTGACACTGATGTCAGCAACGCGGATTAA
- a CDS encoding acyl-CoA dehydrogenase family protein, whose protein sequence is MTAFDDWRARSPFYDETHEALAQSVRRFVTREIAPHIDRWEAEGELPRELHRKAAEAGILGLRYPEKYGGHEEGFDIFHGLVVTEELAAVGAGGLGASLMTHGIGLPPVLALGSDELKQRVAPPVLAGEKIIALGITEAGGGSDVASLSTTAVRDGDDYVVNGGKMFITSGMRADWLTCAARTGGPGGGGISLLLIDMDSEGVERTRLDKMGWRCSDTAAIHFSDVRVPAENLIGPENGGFIGIMRNFNSERLGMAMGCCAFARVAMAEAAEWAENRETFGKPLVGHQSIRIKLADMERQIEATQAWVDLCAWQVREGRDRPADFAMLKVQATRMLESVAREAAQVLGGASYITGSKVERIYREVRVNAIGGGSEEIMLDLAGRQLFGGSR, encoded by the coding sequence ATGACAGCATTCGACGACTGGCGCGCCCGTTCCCCCTTCTATGACGAAACCCACGAAGCGCTCGCGCAAAGCGTGCGGCGCTTCGTTACCCGCGAAATCGCGCCGCATATCGACAGGTGGGAAGCCGAGGGCGAATTGCCACGCGAATTGCACCGAAAAGCCGCCGAAGCGGGAATCCTAGGGCTACGTTATCCGGAGAAATATGGCGGGCACGAGGAAGGGTTCGACATCTTCCACGGCCTGGTCGTGACGGAAGAACTGGCAGCCGTGGGGGCCGGCGGGCTCGGCGCTTCGCTGATGACGCACGGCATCGGGCTCCCTCCCGTCCTCGCTCTCGGATCGGACGAACTGAAACAGCGCGTAGCTCCGCCGGTCCTCGCGGGGGAGAAGATCATCGCCCTCGGCATTACCGAAGCAGGCGGCGGATCGGACGTCGCCAGTCTTTCGACCACTGCCGTACGCGATGGCGACGATTACGTCGTGAACGGCGGCAAGATGTTCATCACCTCCGGCATGCGGGCCGACTGGCTGACCTGCGCGGCGCGCACCGGCGGGCCGGGCGGAGGGGGAATCTCGCTGCTGCTGATAGACATGGACAGCGAAGGGGTGGAGCGCACCCGGCTCGACAAGATGGGCTGGCGCTGTTCGGATACGGCCGCGATCCATTTCAGCGATGTGCGCGTACCGGCGGAAAACCTCATCGGTCCGGAGAACGGCGGCTTCATCGGCATCATGCGCAATTTCAACAGCGAGCGGCTCGGCATGGCGATGGGTTGCTGCGCCTTTGCCCGGGTCGCAATGGCCGAAGCAGCGGAGTGGGCGGAGAACCGCGAGACCTTCGGCAAGCCGCTGGTCGGCCACCAGTCGATCCGCATCAAGCTGGCCGATATGGAACGCCAGATCGAGGCGACGCAAGCCTGGGTGGACCTGTGCGCCTGGCAGGTGCGCGAGGGGCGCGACCGCCCGGCCGATTTCGCCATGCTGAAGGTGCAGGCGACGCGCATGCTCGAATCCGTCGCCCGCGAGGCGGCGCAGGTCCTTGGCGGGGCAAGTTACATCACCGGCAGCAAGGTGGAGCGGATTTACCGCGAGGTGCGCGTCAATGCGATCGGCGGGGGCAGCGAAGAGATCATGCTCGATCTCGCCGGACGCCAGCTATTCGGCGGCAGTCGCTAA
- a CDS encoding tRNA (cytidine(34)-2'-O)-methyltransferase, whose translation MTSIVLVQPEIPGNTGAVGRTCVALDMELVLIHPLGFEISDKRVKRSGLDYWPHIRLVEFASWEAFLAERSPRVDQLYLFEEYAERSFYEPDYPEDAYLVFGRETKGIPAEIIEAHRAQLVGLPMRSDKVRSLNLANTVAAAAYQAVRAHLA comes from the coding sequence ATGACCTCCATCGTCCTTGTCCAGCCCGAGATACCCGGCAATACCGGCGCGGTTGGGCGGACCTGCGTGGCGCTCGATATGGAGCTGGTGCTGATCCACCCGCTCGGTTTCGAGATCTCGGACAAGCGGGTGAAGCGCTCCGGCCTCGATTATTGGCCGCATATCCGGCTGGTCGAGTTTGCTAGCTGGGAGGCGTTTCTGGCCGAGCGGTCTCCGCGCGTAGACCAGCTCTACCTGTTCGAGGAATATGCGGAGCGCAGCTTCTACGAGCCGGATTACCCGGAAGATGCCTATCTCGTCTTCGGGCGCGAAACGAAGGGCATCCCGGCGGAAATCATCGAGGCCCACCGAGCGCAACTGGTCGGCCTGCCCATGCGCTCGGACAAGGTGCGCTCGCTAAACCTTGCAAATACGGTGGCGGCGGCGGCCTATCAGGCAGTGCGCGCACACCTCGCCTGA
- the clpB gene encoding ATP-dependent chaperone ClpB, protein MNLEKFTDRAKGFLQSAQTVAIRMNHQRITPLHILKALLEDNQGMAAQLIQRAGGNPGVAITEVDTALGKIPAVSGGGAQSTPGLDNDAVRALDQAEQLAEKAGDSFVPVQRLLQALALSDNDAGKAVKSAGVDAKSLEEAIQEATGGRSADSASAEESYDAMKKYARDLTQAARDGKLDPVIGRDEEIRRTVQILARRTKNNPALIGEPGTGKTAIAEGLALRIANGDVPDSLKGRTLMALDMGALIAGAKYRGEFEERLKAVLDEVKGADGQIILFIDEMHTLIGAGASEGSMDAGNLLKPALSRGELHCIGATTLDEYQKYVEKDPALQRRFQPVYIDEPSVEDTISILRGIKDKYELHHGVRITDGAIVASAQLSNRYIQNRFLPDKAIDLMDEAASRIRMEVESKPEEIEGLDRRIIQLRIEEQALQKESDSASKDRLEALRKELSELEQQSSELTTRWQNERDKIHAEARVKEELDQARLELEQAQRTGDLAKAGELQYGKIPQLEKQLAEASGQTENALLKEEVTEDDIAGVVSRWTGIPVDRMMAGEREKLLDMENILAKRVIGQSQAIDAVSKAVRRARAGLQDPNRPLGSFLFLGPTGVGKTELTKALAGFLFDDDQAMVRIDMSEFMEKHAVARLIGAPPGYVGYEEGGVLTEAVRRRPYQVVLFDEVEKAHSDVFNVLLQVLDDGRLTDGQGRVVDFTNTLIILTSNLGSQYLAQMTDEQKVEDVEPQVMDVVRGHFRPEFLNRLDEIILFHRLAQEHMAPIVEIQVARVQKLLKDRKITIDLTDGAKKWLGRVGYDPVYGARPLKRAVQRYLQDPLAEMILQGEVPDGATVAVEEGDGALQMQVS, encoded by the coding sequence ATGAATCTCGAAAAATTCACCGACCGCGCCAAAGGCTTCCTGCAGAGCGCGCAGACCGTCGCGATCCGCATGAACCATCAGCGGATCACGCCGCTGCATATCCTCAAGGCGCTGCTCGAAGACAACCAGGGCATGGCGGCGCAGCTGATCCAGCGCGCGGGCGGCAACCCGGGCGTGGCGATTACCGAAGTCGACACGGCGCTGGGCAAGATTCCGGCAGTATCCGGGGGCGGGGCGCAGTCGACGCCGGGCCTCGACAACGATGCCGTGCGCGCGCTCGACCAGGCCGAACAGCTGGCGGAGAAAGCGGGCGACAGCTTCGTCCCCGTGCAGCGGTTGCTGCAGGCGCTTGCCCTGTCGGACAACGACGCGGGCAAGGCGGTCAAGTCCGCCGGCGTCGATGCTAAGTCGCTCGAAGAGGCGATCCAGGAAGCAACTGGCGGCCGCAGCGCCGACAGCGCCAGCGCCGAGGAAAGCTACGACGCGATGAAAAAATACGCCCGCGACCTCACGCAGGCGGCGCGGGATGGCAAGCTGGACCCGGTCATCGGGCGCGACGAGGAAATCCGTCGCACGGTTCAGATTCTCGCCCGTCGAACCAAGAACAATCCGGCCCTGATCGGCGAACCCGGCACCGGCAAGACCGCAATCGCAGAAGGGCTCGCGCTGCGCATCGCCAATGGCGACGTGCCCGACAGTCTCAAGGGCCGCACGCTGATGGCGCTCGACATGGGCGCGCTGATCGCAGGTGCGAAATATCGCGGCGAGTTCGAAGAGCGGCTGAAGGCCGTGCTCGACGAGGTGAAGGGTGCGGATGGCCAGATCATCCTATTCATCGACGAGATGCACACGCTGATCGGCGCGGGCGCGAGCGAAGGCAGCATGGATGCGGGTAACTTGCTGAAACCTGCCCTGTCGCGCGGCGAACTGCACTGCATCGGCGCGACGACGCTCGACGAATACCAGAAGTATGTCGAGAAAGACCCTGCGCTCCAGCGGCGTTTCCAGCCCGTCTATATCGACGAGCCGAGCGTCGAGGATACGATTTCGATCCTGCGCGGCATCAAGGACAAGTACGAGCTGCACCACGGCGTACGCATCACCGACGGGGCGATCGTCGCCTCGGCGCAGCTCAGCAATCGCTACATCCAGAACCGTTTCCTGCCCGACAAGGCGATCGACCTGATGGACGAGGCAGCGTCGCGCATCCGCATGGAGGTGGAGAGCAAGCCCGAGGAGATCGAGGGGCTCGACCGCCGCATCATCCAGCTGCGGATCGAAGAACAGGCGCTGCAAAAGGAGAGCGATTCCGCCTCGAAGGATCGCCTCGAAGCTCTGCGCAAGGAGCTGTCCGAACTCGAGCAGCAGTCCTCCGAGCTGACAACGCGCTGGCAGAACGAGCGCGACAAGATCCATGCCGAGGCGCGGGTCAAGGAAGAGCTCGACCAGGCGCGGCTCGAACTGGAGCAGGCGCAGCGCACCGGCGATCTCGCCAAGGCGGGCGAGTTGCAATACGGCAAGATCCCGCAGCTCGAGAAGCAGCTCGCGGAAGCCAGCGGCCAGACCGAGAACGCGCTGCTCAAGGAAGAGGTCACCGAAGACGACATCGCAGGTGTCGTCAGTCGCTGGACCGGCATCCCGGTCGACCGGATGATGGCTGGCGAGCGCGAGAAGCTGCTCGACATGGAGAACATCCTTGCCAAGCGCGTCATCGGGCAGAGCCAGGCGATCGATGCCGTATCCAAGGCCGTGCGCCGTGCGCGCGCCGGCCTACAAGACCCGAACCGGCCGCTCGGCAGCTTCCTTTTCCTCGGCCCCACGGGCGTGGGCAAGACCGAGCTGACCAAGGCGCTCGCCGGCTTCCTGTTCGACGACGACCAGGCGATGGTCCGCATCGACATGAGCGAGTTCATGGAGAAGCACGCGGTCGCCCGCCTGATCGGCGCGCCTCCGGGTTATGTCGGTTACGAGGAAGGCGGCGTGCTGACCGAGGCCGTGCGGCGCAGGCCCTATCAGGTCGTGCTGTTCGACGAGGTCGAGAAGGCGCATAGCGACGTGTTCAACGTGCTGTTGCAGGTGCTCGACGACGGTCGCCTGACCGACGGGCAGGGCCGCGTGGTGGATTTCACCAACACGCTGATCATCCTGACCTCGAACCTCGGCAGCCAGTATCTCGCGCAGATGACCGACGAGCAGAAGGTCGAGGATGTCGAGCCGCAGGTGATGGACGTGGTGCGCGGGCATTTCCGTCCCGAATTCCTCAACCGGCTGGACGAGATCATCCTGTTCCACCGCCTGGCGCAGGAGCACATGGCTCCGATCGTCGAGATCCAGGTCGCGCGCGTGCAAAAACTCCTGAAGGATCGCAAGATCACGATCGACCTGACCGACGGCGCGAAGAAGTGGCTCGGTCGGGTGGGTTACGATCCGGTCTATGGCGCTCGTCCGCTGAAGCGCGCTGTGCAGCGTTACCTGCAGGATCCGCTGGCGGAGATGATCTTGCAAGGCGAGGTGCCGGACGGTGCCACCGTGGCGGTCGAAGAAGGCGACGGCGCGCTGCAGATGCAGGTGAGCTGA
- a CDS encoding ATP-binding protein produces the protein MSTQITIGHDATGKPVEFDVEELLATRLLVQGNSGSGKSHLLRRLLEESAGMVQQVVIDPEGDFPSLAEEFGHVVIDGAAYSPGEIEALARRIREHRASVVLDLDGLEVEQQIRCAAQFLTALFDAPREHWYPALVVVDEAQMFAPSAAGEMAEDTRRMTLSAMTNLMCRGRKRGLAGIVATQRLAKLAKNVAAEASNFLMGRTFLDIDMVRAADLLGMERRQAERIRELERGHFLALGPAITRLPLACKIGPVKTGHQARAEGLMALPDTAPADMEALLTRDLAGDVAKAAPPPPPSAPRVEDVEQSIARAEERQVAPPAETRATSAVAEQIEAIIRAMAIEEGISFQSASAQYQTFLTRCRRERIIGPMPDMRAFRRRFAMAGAGLDELPEGTAARIMELAEAVEEDLLAPFLVIARAAHAGETQVDEEALARAYGTSSPGRIRRLLDHLERQGLVVVREDFGGDRTVMVPGLGDLATAAE, from the coding sequence GTGAGCACGCAGATCACCATCGGCCATGACGCCACCGGCAAACCGGTCGAGTTCGATGTCGAGGAACTGCTCGCCACGCGCCTGCTGGTGCAGGGCAATTCGGGCAGCGGCAAGTCGCACCTGCTGCGCCGCCTGCTGGAGGAAAGCGCCGGCATGGTGCAGCAGGTGGTGATCGATCCCGAAGGCGATTTCCCTTCGCTGGCCGAGGAATTCGGCCATGTGGTCATCGACGGCGCGGCCTATTCTCCGGGCGAGATCGAAGCGCTGGCCCGTCGCATCCGCGAACACCGGGCCAGCGTTGTGCTCGATCTCGACGGGCTGGAGGTGGAACAACAGATCCGCTGCGCCGCGCAATTCCTGACCGCGCTGTTCGATGCTCCGCGCGAGCATTGGTACCCGGCGCTGGTGGTGGTGGACGAGGCGCAGATGTTCGCCCCCTCCGCTGCGGGCGAGATGGCCGAGGACACGCGCCGCATGACGCTGTCGGCCATGACCAACCTCATGTGTCGTGGGCGTAAGCGCGGCCTCGCTGGCATCGTCGCGACGCAGCGACTGGCGAAGCTCGCCAAGAACGTCGCCGCCGAGGCGTCGAACTTCCTCATGGGGCGCACCTTTCTCGACATCGACATGGTCCGCGCTGCCGACCTGCTCGGCATGGAGCGGCGGCAGGCGGAGCGTATTCGCGAGCTGGAGCGCGGGCATTTCCTCGCGCTCGGTCCGGCGATCACGCGGCTGCCGCTGGCGTGCAAGATCGGCCCGGTGAAGACCGGCCATCAGGCGCGCGCCGAAGGGTTGATGGCGCTACCCGATACCGCGCCTGCCGACATGGAAGCGCTGCTGACACGCGACCTTGCGGGAGACGTCGCAAAAGCTGCACCGCCTCCGCCGCCGTCCGCACCGCGGGTCGAGGACGTCGAGCAGAGTATCGCGCGAGCGGAAGAGCGTCAGGTTGCGCCGCCCGCCGAAACGCGCGCCACCTCCGCCGTGGCAGAGCAGATCGAGGCGATCATCCGTGCGATGGCGATCGAGGAGGGCATCTCCTTCCAGTCCGCCAGCGCGCAATACCAGACCTTCCTCACCCGATGCCGACGCGAGCGGATCATCGGCCCCATGCCCGACATGCGCGCCTTCCGCCGCCGCTTCGCCATGGCGGGCGCCGGTTTGGACGAGCTGCCGGAAGGTACTGCCGCGCGCATCATGGAACTGGCCGAGGCGGTCGAGGAAGATTTGCTCGCACCCTTCCTGGTGATCGCTCGCGCCGCTCATGCGGGCGAAACGCAGGTCGACGAGGAGGCGCTTGCCCGTGCCTATGGCACCAGTTCGCCCGGACGCATCCGCCGCCTGCTCGACCACCTCGAGCGGCAGGGCCTCGTCGTCGTGCGCGAGGACTTCGGGGGGGATCGCACGGTGATGGTGCCCGGCCTAGGCGACTTAGCGACTGCCGCCGAATAG